Proteins encoded together in one Mastomys coucha isolate ucsf_1 unplaced genomic scaffold, UCSF_Mcou_1 pScaffold16, whole genome shotgun sequence window:
- the LOC116093998 gene encoding ubiquitin-conjugating enzyme E2 N-like: MATLPRRIIKETQCLLAEPVPGIKAELDESNACYFHVVVAGPQDSPLEGGTLKLELFLPEEYPMAAPKPKIYHPNVDKLRRICLDILKYKRSPALQIHTVLLSIQALLSAPNPEDPLANDVAEQWKINKAQAIKTARAWNRLYATNNI, encoded by the exons ATGGCCACGCTGCCCCGCAGGATCATCAAAGAAACCCAGTGTTTGCTGGCAGAACCAGTTCCTGGCATTAAAGCAGAACTAGATGAGAGCAATGCCTGTTATTTTCATGTTGTCGTTGCTGGCCCCCAGGATTCCCCCCTTGAGGGAGGGACTTTGAAACTTGAACTCTTCCTTCCAGAAGAATACCCAATGGCAGCAcctaaa CCCAAAATTTATCATCCTAATGTAGACAAGTTGAGAAGAATATGtttagatattttgaaatataagagGTCCCCAGCATTGCAGATCCACACAGTTCTGCTATCAATCCAGGCTTTGTTGAGTGCTCCTAATCCAGAAGATCCATTAGCGAATGATGTAGCTGAGCAGTGGAAGATCAACAAAGCCCAAGCCATAAAGACAGCAAGAGCGTGGAATAGGCTATATGCCACGAACAATATTTAA